The Deltaproteobacteria bacterium region CCCGCACGTCGCCGTTACGCTGGCGCCGCCGTTCACGTTGAACGCACTGGCGGCCGTGGGGTCCATGGCGTAGATGCAGGCAGGTCCAGCCTTCGCGCCCGCGACCGCCCGCGTGCTCACGGTCGCCGTCTGGAAGCCGAGGATACCCATGAACGTCGTCGGGCGCACCTGGCTGATGACGGCCTCCACGAACGCGTCATTGCCTGCATAGAAGCCGCTGGTGGGCGGGTGATTGACGGCAACTTGCGCACCATTCACGCCGTTGGTGAACCCGTTCGTGGCAGCCGCATTGAACGCCGCCGATTCGATTTGCGTGGCGCTCGCAGCCCTCCGCAGCTGTTCCGCTCCCGCCATCGCCGCACTATCGACGCCGGTCTGCATGCGGCGTCGGTGGTCGAAAAAGAGGCCCGTGTCGGCAGCCACGGCGACCAGAGCGCAGATGGCGACAAAGGCGATCACGGTCGTCGCCAGGACCTGACCTCGCTCACCGTCCCGCTTCTCGTATCCTCGGCCCGTCATGCTCGACCCCTTCCGCGGCCACGTGCTGCTCGATGTGCCGCTCCGTCAGCCGCCATTTCGCGTGGGTAGCAAGGAACGTTTGCATGCTCGCATCCGGACCCGAGCCTCCTCCGGCGAGTATCCGCGGCAAGACTGGTGACGCGGGCAGGCAACGCCGGAGGGCGCGGATCGAACGGGCTGTGGCGCATGCTACGTCTCGCAACCCGGTCGGTGTCGGTGCAAGGCTTGTGCCCGGAAGGAAGGCTCCGGAAACGTGCGGGAGCTCTACGCGAGAGGCCTGGGGGAAGAAATCGGGGCTGCACAAGGATGTCGGTCGCGCCGGCACGGTCTTGACGCCTTCACTCTCCTTGCTCGAGTCAGGCCCCGATGGCTTGGATGGAGCGGACGAAGAGCAGGACCGGGACCCGCATGGCGGGCGATGCGGCCGATGAGCCGCTACTGCGCGAGTGGGATGCCCTTCACGCGCCCGAGCTGCTCACTCGATCAGCCCCGCGTGCCGCGCCGCCACCAGCGCGTCGATCGCGTCGATGCGCCGGATCACCCGGCGCACCTCCTCGGCGAAGGCGCGACGGCGCTCGGCCAGGTCCGGGGCGCCGGGGTCGACCAGGCTCCGGTTGCGCGCGAGGCGGAGCGCGGTCGCGAACAGCCCCTGCGAGACCGACTCCGCGTTCCGGATGCGCCGCTGCAGGAGGTACTGCCGCCCGAGCGCGAGGCAGCCGCGCAGGAACTCGTCCTCCTGGAACGCCGCGTCCGGCGGGCGGCGCGCGAGCGCGTCCGCCACCACCCGGTACGCCTCGAGGAACGGGCGCAGCACGCGGTGCGCGCTGAACGGGCGGAAGCGACGGAGGAGCGCCTGGATCGCGGCCGGTCCCTCGGCCACGCGCCGCTCCCAGTCCGCCTCGTGGATCCGCACTTCGGCGCGCAACTCCTCGCGGAAGGCCTCCTTGTCGGCGAAGAAGAACTCGAACTTGAGGAGGTCGCGGAGTCGCATCGCCTCGTCCCAGAACTCGCCCGCGGGATCGGCGACGCCGTCCTCGGCGGCGCGCAGGAGCGCCAGCTCCGCGATCGCCCCGTTCACGAAGAAGTGGATGACGGTGTTGCGGTAGTAGGACGCGATCAGGTGCTTCTCGGCGCCGATCGCATACACGGCCTCGGGCCCCTCGGCGAAGCAGGTGACCACGCCGTTCTCGATCAGGGCGTCGAGCGCACGCCGCACGCCCTCGGGGGTGTCGAGGTCGAGCGCGCCCGCGGTCGGGAGATCGCGGCGACGGACGTAATCGAGGAGGTTCCGGAGCGAGGCGATCGTCTCCTCCACGCTGAGCGCGCGGCTCGACGTGCCGAGGAGCGCCATCGTGACCAGCGA contains the following coding sequences:
- a CDS encoding glycerol-3-phosphate acyltransferase, translating into LAALGQRHPLVFLPTHKSMLDSLVLKYALYENGLPPNHTAGGINMNFFPMGGLMRRTGIFFIRRSFKDNEVYKFVLRQYVDYLIEKRFPLEWYIEGTRSRSGKLMPPRFGLLAYVVDAYRRGKSEDVLLVPVSVAYDQIQDVAGYAAEERGGRKRPESFGWFLRFVRALRRRYGEIYIRFGEPLSLARALGPPDPGAEPDPNEQSLALQKLAFEVSARINRVTPITATSLVTMALLGTSSRALSVEETIASLRNLLDYVRRRDLPTAGALDLDTPEGVRRALDALIENGVVTCFAEGPEAVYAIGAEKHLIASYYRNTVIHFFVNGAIAELALLRAAEDGVADPAGEFWDEAMRLRDLLKFEFFFADKEAFREELRAEVRIHEADWERRVAEGPAAIQALLRRFRPFSAHRVLRPFLEAYRVVADALARRPPDAAFQEDEFLRGCLALGRQYLLQRRIRNAESVSQGLFATALRLARNRSLVDPGAPDLAERRRAFAEEVRRVIRRIDAIDALVAARHAGLIE